The following are encoded in a window of Geoalkalibacter ferrihydriticus DSM 17813 genomic DNA:
- a CDS encoding sigma-54-dependent transcriptional regulator: MSKRSLLIIEDDDSLRRVLEFSLEEAGYQVLTAADGDVGLELFRNAQPPLVITDIAMPGMSGYEVLKAIKQERPETLVVVITAFGSVEKAVEAMKLGAYDYLTKPFGRDELRLVVAKALAYRGLQEENARLKEELNERVDFSSIVGISEKMQQVFDVVRRVADTEATVLLLGESGTGKELVASAIHHGSERAKEPFVPVNCAAIPHELLESELFGHVRGAFTGAVRDRPGKFAQADGGTLFLDEVGDLPHDLQPKLLRALQEREIEPVGGSARKVDVRVVAATNCNLEEAVAAGRFREDLYYRLAVIPVYLPALRERLDDIPVLVHHFLKKHGGEGVRISDALSRQLASHTWPGNVRELENCVERMLILRRSDILDVEDFRPVAGTTAKSSQLRVLNLPDGGYALEDIEKEAVLEALRRNDGNQTRAAAFLRIPRHTLIYRMEKYGIRK, translated from the coding sequence TTGTCCAAGCGCTCTTTGCTGATTATCGAAGATGACGATTCCTTGCGCCGAGTGCTGGAATTTTCCCTGGAAGAAGCAGGCTATCAGGTCCTGACCGCCGCTGACGGCGATGTCGGTCTCGAGCTTTTCCGCAACGCCCAGCCCCCGTTGGTGATAACGGATATCGCCATGCCGGGAATGTCCGGATACGAAGTTCTCAAGGCCATCAAGCAGGAGCGGCCTGAGACCCTGGTGGTCGTGATCACCGCCTTTGGCTCCGTGGAAAAAGCGGTCGAAGCCATGAAGCTCGGAGCCTACGATTACCTCACCAAGCCCTTCGGTCGCGATGAATTGCGCCTGGTGGTGGCCAAAGCTCTCGCCTACCGCGGATTGCAGGAAGAGAATGCGCGGCTTAAGGAAGAACTCAATGAGCGCGTTGACTTTTCTTCCATCGTCGGGATTTCGGAAAAGATGCAACAGGTGTTCGATGTGGTGCGCCGGGTGGCCGATACCGAGGCCACCGTGTTGTTGCTTGGTGAAAGCGGCACCGGCAAGGAGTTGGTGGCAAGCGCGATTCACCACGGCAGCGAACGGGCGAAAGAGCCTTTTGTCCCCGTCAACTGCGCCGCTATTCCGCACGAACTCTTGGAAAGCGAACTCTTCGGCCATGTTCGCGGTGCTTTTACCGGTGCGGTGCGTGATCGCCCCGGAAAATTTGCTCAAGCCGACGGCGGCACCCTGTTTCTCGATGAGGTGGGTGATCTTCCTCACGATCTGCAGCCCAAATTGCTCCGAGCCCTGCAGGAGCGCGAGATTGAACCGGTTGGGGGAAGCGCACGCAAGGTGGATGTCCGTGTCGTGGCGGCCACCAATTGCAATCTGGAAGAGGCCGTGGCTGCCGGTCGATTTCGCGAAGATCTCTATTACCGCTTGGCGGTGATTCCGGTATACCTGCCCGCCTTGCGTGAGCGGCTTGACGATATTCCCGTGCTGGTGCACCACTTTCTCAAAAAACATGGCGGCGAGGGTGTGCGGATCAGTGACGCACTGTCGCGGCAACTGGCGTCCCATACCTGGCCCGGCAACGTTCGTGAGTTGGAGAATTGTGTGGAACGCATGCTGATCTTGCGCCGCAGCGATATCCTTGATGTCGAGGATTTTCGACCGGTTGCCGGCACGACGGCGAAATCAAGTCAGCTCCGGGTACTTAATCTGCCCGATGGGGGCTATGCCCTTGAAGATATTGAGAAGGAGGCGGTTCTGGAAGCCCTGCGGCGCAACGACGGCAATCAAACGCGGGCCGCGGCTTTTTTGCGAATTCCTCGGCACACCCTGATCTATCGCATGGAAAAATACGGAATACGCAAATAA
- a CDS encoding PaaI family thioesterase: MSRLLVNGDLPMETVDNLPFELDGWIDTAPFEDLVGLRIESASEGRALLSLVFRVKLSQGAGLMHGGALTTLADTAVAMAIKSLLPQGSQFATTELRMTFLAPVRSGLVRARAEVRGPEGRSFFGEAVLSDEQEREVARFHSVFRVARGQGFEE; encoded by the coding sequence ATGTCGCGATTACTGGTAAATGGCGACCTGCCCATGGAAACCGTGGATAATCTGCCCTTTGAACTGGATGGCTGGATTGATACGGCCCCTTTTGAGGATCTTGTCGGCTTGCGCATCGAGAGCGCCTCAGAGGGTCGCGCTTTGCTGAGTCTTGTCTTCAGGGTCAAGTTGTCCCAGGGAGCAGGGCTTATGCACGGCGGCGCGTTGACGACCCTGGCCGATACCGCGGTGGCCATGGCAATCAAGAGCTTGTTGCCGCAAGGTTCGCAGTTTGCCACAACCGAGTTGCGCATGACTTTTCTGGCTCCGGTGCGATCCGGCCTGGTCAGGGCGCGGGCCGAGGTGCGCGGACCTGAGGGCCGCAGTTTTTTCGGCGAGGCCGTGCTCAGCGATGAGCAGGAACGCGAGGTTGCTCGTTTCCACTCGGTGTTTCGCGTGGCGCGTGGTCAGGGCTTTGAAGAATGA
- a CDS encoding metallopeptidase family protein, with amino-acid sequence MTRTEFEEQVERAIASIPAEFLARAENLSFQVHDWADDEILSGVGLEDPRDLLGYYMGWPLTERSIDFVSTPPDLIIIFQKAVENFTEETGQPLARVLRETVMHELAHYFGFSEDEMDLIEQLWEEEKDDRFS; translated from the coding sequence ATGACACGTACGGAGTTTGAAGAGCAGGTTGAGCGGGCCATTGCTTCTATTCCCGCAGAGTTTCTTGCGCGGGCCGAAAATCTCTCGTTTCAGGTGCATGACTGGGCCGATGACGAAATCCTTTCCGGCGTCGGCCTGGAAGATCCGCGTGATCTGCTTGGCTACTATATGGGCTGGCCTCTCACGGAGCGCAGTATCGACTTTGTCAGTACGCCGCCCGACCTGATCATCATTTTCCAGAAAGCCGTTGAAAATTTCACTGAGGAAACCGGCCAGCCCCTCGCCCGTGTGCTGCGCGAAACCGTTATGCACGAACTCGCTCACTATTTCGGGTTCAGCGAAGATGAAATGGACCTTATCGAGCAACTCTGGGAAGAGGAAAAAGACGACCGCTTTTCTTGA
- a CDS encoding TlpA family protein disulfide reductase has protein sequence MRRYVPVFVVLLLLAATLFIMGGAPRPDAPPAPSVRVGTVAPDFTLRTYDGDTVTLSHLRGKVVLINFWATWCPPCRAEKPALEKLYQRFSNRDDFEILAVNVEEDAQRALDVYLERNPHSFPIPIDAQARVQELYRVYRFPETFILDRNGIVVDHVIGGRDWTDAQVIAYISRLLGE, from the coding sequence ATGCGTCGCTATGTCCCTGTGTTTGTTGTTTTGCTGCTCCTCGCCGCTACTTTGTTCATCATGGGCGGCGCTCCAAGGCCCGATGCGCCTCCGGCACCCAGTGTGCGCGTGGGCACCGTTGCTCCCGATTTCACTTTGCGCACCTATGATGGGGACACGGTCACACTCTCGCATCTGCGGGGCAAGGTTGTTCTGATCAACTTCTGGGCAACCTGGTGCCCGCCATGCCGCGCGGAAAAGCCCGCCTTGGAAAAACTTTATCAGAGATTCAGCAATCGCGATGATTTCGAGATTCTGGCCGTTAACGTCGAAGAGGATGCCCAGCGGGCCCTTGATGTCTATCTGGAGAGAAATCCCCACAGCTTTCCGATTCCCATCGACGCTCAAGCGCGCGTGCAGGAACTCTATCGCGTCTATCGTTTTCCCGAGACCTTCATTCTTGACCGCAACGGAATCGTGGTGGATCATGTCATCGGCGGTCGTGATTGGACCGATGCCCAAGTGATCGCTTACATCTCCCGGTTGCTCGGAGAATAG
- a CDS encoding cytochrome c biogenesis CcdA family protein, whose product MQAGADITFWIAFSAGVLSFFSPCVLPLIPSYLTYITGISFGQLKDSHPDAKVRWTVVFHSLAFILGFSIVFITLGGLAGWASHSFQSYLRDWLGVIQKIGGVLIFLFGIHMTGLLHFGMLLGEKRVHLQRKPSGLFGTLLVGLAFAAGWTPCIGPILGAILALAASTTGGVGEGVYLLSAYSAGLGIPFFVSGLLFHSFLSVFNRFKRHIRLMEIFTGVLLMVVGIMLFFNMFAYLTGYLYQWMPVLG is encoded by the coding sequence ATGCAGGCCGGCGCCGACATTACGTTCTGGATCGCCTTTTCAGCGGGGGTGCTTTCCTTCTTTTCACCTTGCGTTCTCCCCCTGATTCCCTCTTATCTCACCTACATCACCGGAATTTCATTCGGCCAGCTCAAAGATTCCCATCCGGATGCCAAGGTACGCTGGACGGTGGTGTTTCACTCCCTGGCCTTCATCCTCGGTTTTTCCATCGTTTTCATTACCTTGGGAGGGCTTGCAGGGTGGGCTTCGCATTCCTTCCAAAGTTATTTACGGGATTGGCTGGGTGTCATCCAGAAGATCGGCGGGGTTCTCATCTTTCTATTCGGCATTCATATGACCGGACTGTTGCATTTCGGCATGTTGCTTGGCGAAAAGCGTGTGCATCTGCAGCGCAAGCCCAGCGGACTCTTTGGCACCCTGTTGGTTGGACTCGCCTTTGCCGCGGGCTGGACGCCCTGCATCGGCCCCATTCTCGGTGCGATCCTCGCGCTGGCCGCCAGCACCACGGGCGGAGTAGGCGAAGGCGTCTATCTGCTGTCCGCATACTCTGCGGGGTTGGGGATCCCGTTCTTTGTCTCCGGCTTGCTCTTTCATAGCTTTCTTTCGGTTTTCAATCGCTTCAAGCGCCATATCCGTCTCATGGAGATCTTCACCGGCGTGTTGTTGATGGTGGTGGGAATTATGCTCTTTTTCAATATGTTTGCGTACCTGACGGGTTATCTCTATCAGTGGATGCCGGTCCTTGGTTGA
- a CDS encoding Fur family transcriptional regulator has product MGKIREKFRRYLTDKGLKSTQQRDIILEEFLQAGSHLSIEELYLRIREKHPNIGYATVYRTLKLFTECGIAEEHQFGDGQTRYEFVVGEEHHDHLICTQCKRIIEFEDSRIETLQDEVARRHNFKILDHRLELYGLCADCRKP; this is encoded by the coding sequence ATGGGAAAAATTCGCGAAAAGTTTCGCCGCTACCTGACCGATAAGGGGCTTAAGTCCACACAACAGCGCGATATCATTCTGGAAGAATTTCTTCAGGCGGGCTCTCATCTTTCCATTGAAGAACTCTACCTGCGTATCCGTGAGAAACACCCGAATATCGGCTATGCCACGGTTTATCGTACCCTAAAGCTGTTTACCGAGTGCGGTATCGCCGAAGAACATCAATTCGGCGACGGTCAGACCCGCTACGAGTTCGTGGTTGGCGAAGAACATCACGATCACCTCATCTGCACCCAATGCAAGCGCATTATCGAATTCGAAGATTCGCGCATTGAAACCCTACAAGACGAGGTCGCCCGGCGACACAATTTTAAAATTCTCGATCACCGTCTTGAACTTTACGGGCTGTGCGCCGACTGCCGCAAACCCTGA
- the amrA gene encoding AmmeMemoRadiSam system protein A translates to MDKELTEKDKKILLKAARKAITDFVTTGSFEPEPREEKSLNRRNGCFVTIKQKGQLRGCIGNFQSERPLFKEIAEMAVASASKDPRFYPMKKEDLADFTLEISVLSPLKKIEEIEEIEIGRHGVYLEKGFYRGVLLPQVASEHGWDRNTFLKQTCIKAGLPTNAWQGDDTDIYIFNAQIFSEQ, encoded by the coding sequence TTGGACAAAGAACTGACCGAAAAGGATAAAAAAATCCTTCTCAAAGCCGCTCGCAAGGCGATCACCGACTTTGTTACAACGGGTAGCTTCGAGCCTGAACCGCGCGAAGAAAAATCCCTTAACCGGCGCAATGGCTGTTTTGTCACTATCAAGCAAAAGGGACAATTGCGCGGTTGCATCGGCAACTTCCAATCGGAACGGCCTCTATTTAAGGAAATCGCGGAAATGGCCGTGGCCTCGGCCAGTAAAGATCCGCGCTTCTATCCCATGAAAAAGGAGGACCTCGCTGATTTTACCTTGGAAATTTCCGTTCTCTCGCCATTGAAAAAAATCGAGGAAATTGAAGAAATTGAAATCGGCAGACATGGCGTCTACCTCGAAAAAGGCTTCTACCGCGGAGTTCTATTGCCCCAGGTCGCTTCCGAGCATGGCTGGGACCGCAACACCTTTCTCAAGCAAACCTGTATCAAGGCAGGCTTGCCCACCAACGCCTGGCAAGGCGACGATACCGACATCTACATTTTCAACGCCCAAATCTTCAGTGAGCAATAA
- the typA gene encoding translational GTPase TypA yields MPQNIRNIAIIAHVDHGKTTLVDAMLKQSGIFRENQVITERVMDSNDIEKERGITILAKNLSIRHGDLKINIVDTPGHADFGGEVERVLKMVDSVLLLVDACDGPMPQTRFVLKKSLDLGLKPIVVINKIDRPGARPEKVVDMVFDLFCELNANEEQLDFPIVFASAKEGYAKREMADPSDNLEPLFLMIGERVAPPEVDPDKPFQMLVTHIDYNEYIGRIATGKIFNGRVKSGESIALVKRGGEIVRGRVTKLLGYEGLKQVEIDDAIAGDIVTIAGFEGIGIGETFASIEEPHALPYVSIDEPTISMNFMVNSSPFAGREGKFLTSRQIRERLTRELRTNVSLRVQDTDNTDTFKISGRGELHLSILIENMRREGYELAVSKPEVILREIDGQVCEPTEYLVVDVPEEYQGTVIEKLGMRKAEMVSMQPMDGVNRLEFIVPARGLIGFRTEFLTDTRGTGVMTHTFHEYAPFKGHIQGRKNGVLIAIEHGETAAYSLFNLQERGILFVAPGVEVYEGMILGQSAKESDLVVNPCKGKKLTNVRASGSDDTIRLTPPRNLSLEQALEFIGDDELVEITPKSIRLRKKYLDANDRKRHEKKSGL; encoded by the coding sequence ATGCCCCAGAACATTCGCAACATCGCCATCATTGCTCACGTCGACCACGGCAAGACCACCCTGGTGGATGCCATGCTCAAGCAGTCGGGCATCTTTCGAGAAAATCAGGTCATCACCGAACGCGTCATGGACAGCAATGATATTGAAAAAGAACGCGGCATTACGATCCTGGCGAAAAATCTCTCTATTCGTCACGGCGACCTCAAGATCAACATCGTCGACACCCCCGGACACGCCGATTTCGGCGGCGAGGTCGAACGCGTTCTCAAGATGGTCGACTCCGTCCTGCTGTTGGTCGATGCCTGCGATGGGCCCATGCCGCAAACCCGTTTTGTTCTGAAAAAATCCCTTGATCTCGGCCTTAAGCCCATTGTCGTCATTAACAAGATCGATCGCCCCGGCGCCCGCCCCGAAAAAGTCGTCGACATGGTCTTCGACCTGTTCTGTGAACTCAACGCCAATGAAGAGCAGCTCGATTTTCCCATTGTTTTTGCCAGCGCCAAGGAAGGATACGCAAAACGGGAAATGGCGGATCCCTCCGACAATCTGGAGCCGCTGTTCCTCATGATCGGTGAACGAGTCGCACCGCCTGAGGTCGATCCCGACAAGCCTTTCCAAATGCTTGTCACTCACATTGATTATAACGAGTACATTGGGCGCATCGCCACCGGAAAAATTTTCAACGGCCGCGTCAAATCCGGCGAAAGTATCGCCCTGGTCAAGCGCGGCGGAGAAATCGTGCGCGGTCGGGTCACCAAACTGCTCGGCTACGAAGGGCTCAAGCAGGTGGAAATCGATGACGCGATCGCCGGCGACATCGTCACGATTGCGGGCTTTGAGGGAATCGGTATCGGCGAGACCTTCGCCAGCATCGAAGAGCCCCATGCCCTGCCCTACGTTTCCATCGACGAGCCGACCATTTCCATGAACTTCATGGTCAATTCATCCCCCTTTGCCGGACGCGAAGGGAAGTTTCTCACCTCACGCCAAATCCGCGAGCGGCTCACCCGCGAACTGCGCACCAACGTTTCATTGCGCGTACAGGACACGGACAATACCGACACTTTCAAAATTTCCGGACGCGGCGAATTGCATCTTTCAATCCTCATTGAAAACATGAGGCGTGAAGGATATGAATTGGCAGTGTCCAAGCCCGAAGTCATTTTGCGCGAGATCGACGGCCAGGTATGCGAGCCCACGGAGTACCTGGTCGTCGACGTGCCGGAGGAATATCAGGGCACGGTCATCGAAAAGCTCGGCATGCGCAAGGCAGAGATGGTCTCCATGCAGCCTATGGACGGCGTCAATCGCCTTGAATTCATCGTCCCGGCACGTGGCTTGATCGGGTTTCGTACCGAATTTCTCACCGACACCCGCGGCACCGGCGTTATGACGCATACTTTCCATGAATATGCACCCTTCAAAGGCCACATCCAGGGTCGCAAGAACGGCGTACTCATCGCCATCGAGCACGGGGAAACCGCCGCCTATTCACTGTTTAACCTGCAAGAGCGCGGGATTCTTTTCGTCGCCCCCGGCGTCGAAGTTTATGAAGGCATGATCCTCGGTCAGAGCGCCAAAGAAAGCGACCTGGTAGTGAACCCCTGCAAGGGCAAAAAACTCACCAACGTGCGCGCCTCAGGCAGTGACGATACTATCCGTCTAACCCCGCCACGCAATCTGAGCCTGGAGCAGGCCCTCGAATTTATTGGTGATGACGAATTGGTGGAGATCACCCCCAAATCGATCCGCCTGCGCAAGAAATACCTGGACGCCAATGACCGCAAAAGGCATGAAAAGAAAAGTGGTCTGTAA
- a CDS encoding M48 family metallopeptidase: MSARRYARVFMAVLALVWLAGCAVNPVTGRKELALFQISEEEEVSIGQKTYPQVLQQMGGIYPDESLNAYVDGVGQRLARYSHRPDLPYQFAVINNSTPNAFALPGGPIAITRGLLVVMGNEGQLASVLGHEVAHVTARHSVAGMQRGALLGVGLAVVSGVAGDAAYGPLSQQVAQIAATLVDNTYSREQEREADRLGIDYMVRAGYDPQGAVQLQEIFYRELEGGAQPSWVGGLFRTHPFSRERMLDNQQYIQNTYQQATAAAGFTLNAREFQQATAGLREKQRGFDLYDQARQLEARNQLPEAIATYRRALEAAPNESLIYTRIGLASLKAEDMVPARRYLQRAVDLDGNYYESRMGLGFVLLERGENAEAVRHLERSMELLATLQGGYLLAEGYEKTGERQKAITLYRNIVEADPDGRLGQAAAQRLRALEGR, encoded by the coding sequence ATGAGTGCGCGACGCTACGCAAGAGTCTTCATGGCTGTGCTTGCATTGGTTTGGTTGGCCGGTTGTGCCGTCAACCCGGTCACCGGGCGCAAGGAACTGGCTCTCTTCCAGATTTCGGAAGAGGAAGAAGTTTCCATCGGCCAGAAAACCTATCCCCAGGTCCTTCAGCAGATGGGTGGCATTTACCCGGACGAGTCGCTGAACGCGTACGTCGATGGCGTCGGGCAGCGTCTGGCCCGATACAGTCACCGTCCCGATCTGCCCTATCAGTTTGCCGTGATCAATAATTCCACACCGAACGCCTTCGCTCTTCCCGGCGGCCCCATTGCCATCACTCGCGGCTTGTTGGTGGTCATGGGCAATGAAGGGCAACTCGCCTCGGTACTTGGTCATGAGGTCGCACACGTGACCGCGCGTCACTCCGTGGCAGGCATGCAGCGTGGCGCCCTGCTCGGCGTCGGCCTGGCGGTGGTTTCAGGTGTCGCCGGAGACGCCGCTTACGGACCCCTCTCTCAGCAGGTCGCGCAGATAGCCGCAACACTTGTCGATAACACTTATAGCCGCGAACAGGAGCGCGAAGCCGACCGCCTGGGAATCGACTACATGGTGCGTGCCGGCTATGACCCGCAGGGCGCGGTGCAGCTTCAGGAAATATTTTATCGCGAACTTGAAGGCGGCGCTCAACCCAGTTGGGTTGGAGGATTGTTCCGCACCCACCCGTTCTCCAGGGAGCGCATGCTCGACAATCAACAGTATATTCAAAACACCTATCAGCAAGCGACGGCTGCTGCGGGTTTCACCCTTAACGCACGCGAGTTCCAGCAGGCCACTGCCGGCTTGCGGGAAAAACAGAGAGGTTTTGACCTCTATGATCAAGCCCGACAACTCGAAGCGCGCAACCAGTTGCCTGAAGCTATTGCCACCTATCGACGGGCGCTTGAGGCGGCTCCCAACGAATCGCTGATTTACACGCGTATCGGACTGGCATCCCTCAAGGCTGAGGATATGGTCCCGGCTCGTCGCTACCTCCAGCGCGCGGTGGATCTCGACGGCAACTATTATGAATCACGTATGGGGCTTGGTTTTGTCCTTCTGGAGCGCGGCGAAAATGCAGAGGCGGTGCGCCATCTCGAGCGGAGCATGGAACTGCTGGCCACCCTGCAGGGCGGTTATTTGCTGGCTGAAGGCTACGAAAAAACCGGTGAGCGGCAAAAGGCAATCACTCTTTATCGCAATATTGTCGAGGCCGATCCCGACGGTCGCCTGGGGCAGGCTGCCGCCCAGCGCTTGCGCGCCCTGGAGGGACGTTGA
- a CDS encoding PH domain-containing protein encodes MDWPPLLESEETLLWESKPAPRCYTFRNWRRTILGLLLLTLAIYWEITGLGLPTGFGPALLGWFLLPLFAAGLWFSVGHYILARREWENVFYGASNRRLLVQRGLIQSRRRSLDLDKVSGYRLHPHGQHLADVQVFVAHEKKSLTFHCIEHPEQLTAILEKAMAEHEPPTFATSSEKPE; translated from the coding sequence ATGGATTGGCCCCCGTTGCTGGAGAGCGAGGAGACTTTGCTTTGGGAATCCAAGCCCGCGCCTCGGTGCTATACCTTTCGCAATTGGCGCAGAACGATTCTTGGCCTACTGCTGTTGACTCTGGCGATTTATTGGGAAATAACGGGCCTGGGATTGCCTACGGGATTCGGTCCTGCTTTGCTGGGATGGTTTCTGCTGCCGCTTTTTGCTGCAGGACTGTGGTTTTCCGTCGGCCACTACATCCTGGCCAGGCGCGAATGGGAAAATGTTTTCTATGGCGCAAGTAACCGGCGTTTGCTGGTGCAGCGCGGGTTAATACAGTCGCGTCGGCGGAGCCTCGACCTGGACAAGGTGAGCGGCTACCGACTGCACCCCCATGGACAGCATCTGGCCGATGTGCAGGTGTTCGTCGCGCATGAAAAGAAATCTCTGACCTTTCATTGCATCGAGCATCCCGAGCAACTGACCGCCATTCTTGAAAAAGCCATGGCCGAGCATGAACCGCCGACTTTTGCGACATCTTCTGAAAAACCTGAATAG
- a CDS encoding ABC transporter ATP-binding protein — protein sequence MNKLALRTEGLHKTYQRGRIKTQALRGVSLAIPRGTFCCIVGPSGHGKSTLMHMLGALDRPTAGQVFIEDQDIGSLSSSALAALRARRIGFVFQFFNLLPNLTALENVTAAMMFSNREKAQRAGRARELLDLVGLSDKYKARPNELSGGQQQRVAIARALANEPDILLMDEPTGNLDSEAEAEVMANIEQLHQQGKTIVIVTHSAEIAARAQQVIRVKDGVLVKE from the coding sequence ATGAATAAGCTTGCTCTGCGTACCGAAGGGCTGCATAAAACCTACCAGCGAGGCCGCATCAAAACCCAGGCTCTGCGCGGAGTCAGCCTTGCCATACCGCGCGGCACCTTTTGCTGCATTGTCGGCCCTTCCGGCCACGGAAAAAGCACCCTGATGCACATGCTCGGTGCCCTTGATCGGCCCACCGCCGGTCAGGTGTTTATCGAAGATCAGGATATCGGCAGTCTATCCAGCAGCGCCCTGGCCGCTCTCCGGGCGCGTCGCATCGGTTTCGTGTTCCAGTTTTTCAATCTGCTGCCCAATCTCACCGCCCTGGAAAACGTAACCGCGGCCATGATGTTCTCCAACCGCGAAAAAGCCCAGCGCGCCGGTCGGGCCCGAGAATTGCTCGACCTGGTGGGGCTCTCAGATAAGTACAAAGCACGCCCCAATGAGCTTTCCGGTGGTCAGCAGCAACGCGTCGCCATTGCTCGCGCACTGGCCAATGAGCCTGACATTCTGCTCATGGACGAACCCACCGGAAACCTCGATTCGGAGGCTGAAGCCGAGGTCATGGCTAACATCGAACAGCTTCATCAACAAGGTAAAACCATCGTCATCGTTACCCACAGCGCTGAAATTGCTGCTCGCGCTCAACAGGTCATCCGAGTCAAGGACGGCGTTCTGGTGAAAGAGTAA
- a CDS encoding ABC transporter permease, whose translation MNVFQMTVRNVTRRRGRFLFTLMGITVGIAALVTFLALGGGLKREIQREANALGAHLIVTPKGSCAYEQVSILAGEPLPINITDDEVARVAAINGLEAVPLITVKTGVNNQPVPITGVPVAQMKEFKEWKVAEGRYFTSPEDAGILVGGRLAHEERLAIGDHLRVRGTEMPIVGILEKTGNRDDSTLFIPLPVAQRLFEAGDMVSYVLIRVDDLSRVDQYILEIQETVNLGVVSDEQLLASVLAIVGTVGTTMQLVAVVAVLAAAFGIVNTMLTATYERRREIGILQAMGARRRTIFTLFMLESGFYGLLGGITGVITGLIAARIASPLISSNAFTSFVHNGDAAMLDFSLLVNAVGFSLIAAVAAGVYPAWRASQLSPVEAISYE comes from the coding sequence ATGAATGTTTTTCAGATGACCGTGCGCAACGTCACGCGACGCCGCGGGCGGTTTCTCTTTACCCTCATGGGCATCACAGTCGGCATTGCCGCCCTGGTGACCTTTCTTGCCCTGGGCGGCGGACTCAAACGCGAAATCCAGCGTGAAGCCAATGCCCTGGGCGCTCATCTCATCGTCACTCCCAAGGGCTCCTGCGCCTACGAGCAGGTCTCGATCCTGGCCGGAGAACCCCTGCCCATCAATATCACCGATGACGAGGTGGCGCGCGTCGCCGCCATCAACGGCCTGGAGGCGGTTCCGCTTATTACTGTAAAGACCGGTGTCAACAATCAGCCGGTTCCCATCACCGGTGTCCCCGTTGCGCAGATGAAGGAATTCAAGGAGTGGAAGGTCGCCGAAGGCCGCTATTTCACTTCGCCCGAGGACGCCGGCATCCTGGTCGGCGGTCGCCTTGCGCACGAGGAGCGGCTCGCCATCGGCGACCACCTGAGAGTACGCGGCACCGAGATGCCCATCGTTGGTATTCTGGAAAAAACCGGCAACCGCGACGACAGCACCCTGTTCATCCCTCTGCCTGTCGCCCAACGGCTTTTTGAAGCCGGCGACATGGTGTCTTATGTCCTCATTCGGGTCGACGATCTGTCACGGGTCGACCAGTACATTCTTGAAATTCAGGAAACCGTCAACCTCGGCGTGGTGTCCGACGAGCAACTACTCGCTTCAGTTCTCGCCATCGTCGGCACCGTTGGCACCACCATGCAACTGGTTGCCGTGGTGGCGGTGTTGGCGGCAGCCTTCGGCATCGTCAACACCATGCTCACCGCCACTTACGAGCGCCGCCGGGAAATCGGCATCCTTCAGGCCATGGGCGCAAGGCGCCGGACTATCTTTACCCTGTTCATGCTTGAATCAGGCTTTTACGGGTTGCTTGGCGGCATTACCGGAGTCATCACCGGCCTGATAGCCGCGCGCATCGCATCGCCCCTGATCAGCAGTAATGCCTTTACCAGTTTCGTCCATAACGGTGATGCCGCAATGCTTGACTTTTCGCTGTTGGTTAACGCAGTTGGATTTTCTCTGATTGCCGCTGTCGCGGCTGGAGTGTACCCGGCCTGGCGCGCGTCTCAACTCTCACCCGTGGAGGCGATCAGCTATGAATAA